One window from the genome of Lentimicrobium sp. L6 encodes:
- a CDS encoding M1 family aminopeptidase, giving the protein MFPLMLGGSIKAQLPLPEDFCHHAKSGFNYSRTTQIDYSKHDLFDIHFYYLNLALETNDTYVDGKTIIQATSLSNIDTIHLELTHELEISKILVNQLPAQFIHQNTDIVEIICPIEIPQENNFEIEIQYNGTAISDRGRGYNTANSYHGTRVNWTLSEPFYSKDWWPCKQDLEDKADSVWVFVTTSNKNKVGSNGLLTNTVALENEKVRYEWKSRYPIAYYLISIALAEYMEYSFYSPSPEGKEVWMLNYLYPDSAMYKAQKTLIDCTHVQMNLLQEKYGSYPFIDEKYGHCISPIGGGMEHQTMTTQRDFQFHLTIHEMGHSWFGNQVTCAQWNDIWINEGFATYTQYLGLENLVDQQSADAFNAAMQSVVMREPDGSVYVPDEYLEDRDRIFSGRLSYYKGAVIIQMIRYLLEDDELFFYVLQEFQTRFAYQTATGEDFKEVLEELSQQNFEEFFNIWYYGEGYPIYNFNWQQIVSGKLKIESQQESSTPKTEFFPMKYDILLFFEDGTNKEIQVSQEKPFESFEFDFVKRVSNILPNPRSQNLMDVKSVNTGMLLPEEVSIEPNPATSAFILRFANANLEREIEIYNSSLQIIETQEAPHQNQYIECHTWARGIYFIKVKNDKKENLKKLVKF; this is encoded by the coding sequence ATGTTTCCGCTAATGCTTGGCGGAAGCATTAAAGCCCAGCTTCCTTTGCCCGAAGATTTCTGCCATCATGCCAAATCAGGGTTTAACTATTCACGCACTACTCAGATAGACTATTCTAAACACGATCTTTTTGACATACATTTCTATTATCTAAATCTTGCGCTAGAAACCAATGATACTTATGTTGATGGAAAAACCATCATTCAAGCCACAAGCCTTTCCAATATAGATACTATTCACCTTGAACTCACTCATGAACTCGAAATTTCTAAAATCCTCGTCAACCAATTACCTGCCCAATTTATTCATCAAAATACGGATATCGTAGAGATTATTTGTCCTATTGAGATTCCTCAGGAAAACAACTTTGAAATAGAAATACAATATAACGGCACCGCCATTTCTGATAGAGGAAGAGGATATAACACTGCGAATTCTTATCATGGGACACGAGTAAACTGGACTTTATCGGAGCCCTTTTACTCTAAAGATTGGTGGCCTTGCAAACAAGATTTGGAAGACAAAGCCGATTCGGTTTGGGTATTTGTCACTACCTCGAATAAAAATAAAGTTGGAAGCAATGGATTGCTCACCAATACAGTAGCATTAGAAAATGAGAAAGTAAGATATGAATGGAAAAGTCGTTATCCCATAGCCTATTACCTCATCAGCATTGCTTTGGCTGAGTATATGGAATATAGCTTCTACAGTCCATCACCAGAAGGAAAAGAGGTTTGGATGCTGAATTATCTTTATCCCGATTCTGCCATGTATAAAGCTCAAAAAACGCTGATTGATTGCACCCATGTTCAAATGAACCTTCTGCAAGAAAAGTACGGAAGCTATCCATTCATTGACGAGAAATATGGTCATTGCATTAGTCCAATTGGAGGAGGAATGGAACATCAAACCATGACCACACAAAGGGATTTTCAATTCCACTTAACCATTCACGAAATGGGACATTCTTGGTTTGGGAATCAGGTAACCTGTGCCCAATGGAACGACATCTGGATTAATGAAGGATTTGCCACTTATACCCAATACCTAGGTTTAGAAAATCTTGTAGACCAACAATCTGCTGATGCCTTTAATGCCGCCATGCAATCGGTAGTGATGCGAGAACCAGATGGAAGCGTTTATGTTCCTGATGAATATTTGGAGGATCGTGATCGGATATTTTCAGGTAGATTATCCTATTACAAAGGCGCTGTCATCATACAAATGATCAGGTACCTGTTAGAGGATGATGAGTTGTTTTTTTACGTGCTTCAGGAATTTCAAACTCGTTTTGCTTATCAAACCGCCACTGGAGAAGATTTCAAAGAAGTATTAGAAGAGCTGAGTCAACAAAACTTTGAGGAGTTTTTCAATATTTGGTATTACGGAGAGGGCTATCCCATTTATAATTTCAATTGGCAACAAATTGTTTCAGGGAAACTCAAAATAGAATCTCAGCAAGAAAGCAGCACCCCTAAGACGGAATTCTTCCCCATGAAATACGATATACTCCTCTTTTTTGAGGATGGCACAAATAAAGAAATCCAGGTCAGCCAAGAAAAGCCATTTGAGTCATTTGAGTTTGATTTTGTAAAACGAGTAAGCAATATTCTCCCCAACCCAAGAAGCCAGAATTTAATGGATGTGAAATCGGTAAATACGGGTATGCTTTTGCCAGAAGAGGTTTCGATAGAACCCAATCCCGCCACTTCGGCATTTATTCTTCGCTTTGCCAATGCCAATTTAGAAAGGGAAATAGAAATCTATAATTCCTCCTTGCAAATAATAGAAACGCAAGAGGCACCTCATCAAAACCAATATATAGAATGCCACACTTGGGCCAGAGGAATATATTTTATCAAAGTGAAAAATGATAAAAAAGAAAACCTGAAAAAGTTGGTGAAGTTTTAA
- a CDS encoding alpha-glucosidase: protein MKTLIPSFLLLIIMSSCHAPPESNIEKQWWKETVFYEIYMPSFKDSDEDGYSDFKGMTSQLDYIASLGVRGIWLTPFFQSPKVDNGYDISDYLKVDTTYGNLDDFNVFIAEAHKRDIKVIIDIVVNHTSTEHYWFQESRKSKDNPYRDYYIWKDSPNNWESFFGGKAWEYDSITQQYYYHKFAKEMADLNWQNPKVMEEVQYVFRFWLDLGVDGFRLDVINFLSTEGITLDNPIDENGNQRHIYDLDQKGVKQAMKTIKETVNEYDNRFIVGEIGSDKIEVLKQYQGEELLDVVFNFNFGSIPEFSAQKLFEELQSMESNMSNDPTLFFGSHDMPRMQSRLAKSNPERAYALAVLMLTAKGVPFIYFGEEIGMKNHIAHSFEEIRDVQGITHYHLAIQEGKTREEALEIANTHNRDKSRSPMQWSTDTLAGFSATQSWIPINPDYKTLNVAQQETDEESMLSKYKKLIALRNTEATLQYGDYEKLTIQEDCIHFVRMYNGSRVHVLINFGKPLVFELPEKTKVLLGSSQLQTDDFLIFKVSE, encoded by the coding sequence ATGAAAACGCTTATCCCCAGTTTTTTACTCTTGATTATCATGAGCTCTTGTCATGCTCCACCTGAATCCAATATTGAAAAACAGTGGTGGAAAGAAACGGTCTTTTACGAAATCTATATGCCTAGCTTCAAGGATAGTGATGAGGATGGCTACAGCGATTTTAAAGGTATGACTTCTCAATTGGATTATATAGCCTCATTAGGAGTAAGAGGCATCTGGTTGACTCCTTTTTTTCAATCACCAAAAGTGGATAATGGATACGATATCAGTGATTATTTAAAAGTAGACACCACATACGGGAATCTAGACGATTTTAATGTTTTTATAGCGGAGGCCCATAAGCGTGATATCAAAGTCATCATCGACATTGTTGTCAATCATACTTCTACGGAACATTATTGGTTTCAGGAATCTAGGAAATCCAAAGACAATCCCTATCGTGATTATTATATTTGGAAAGACTCACCCAATAATTGGGAATCCTTTTTTGGTGGAAAGGCTTGGGAATACGATTCTATCACTCAGCAGTACTATTATCATAAGTTTGCTAAGGAAATGGCTGATCTGAATTGGCAAAATCCAAAAGTGATGGAAGAAGTACAGTATGTTTTTCGTTTTTGGTTGGATTTAGGAGTGGATGGTTTTAGACTCGATGTGATCAACTTTCTTAGCACAGAAGGCATTACCCTCGATAACCCAATAGATGAAAATGGAAATCAAAGACATATTTATGATCTCGATCAGAAAGGGGTAAAACAAGCCATGAAGACCATAAAAGAAACCGTCAATGAATACGATAATCGCTTTATTGTGGGAGAGATAGGAAGTGATAAAATAGAAGTCCTTAAGCAATATCAAGGAGAAGAATTATTGGATGTGGTGTTTAATTTCAATTTTGGAAGCATCCCCGAGTTTTCGGCACAAAAGCTTTTTGAGGAATTGCAAAGTATGGAAAGCAATATGAGCAATGATCCAACTTTGTTTTTTGGTAGTCACGATATGCCCCGCATGCAGAGCAGGCTGGCAAAAAGCAATCCCGAAAGAGCTTATGCTCTTGCTGTTTTGATGCTGACTGCCAAAGGTGTGCCCTTTATTTACTTTGGTGAAGAGATTGGGATGAAAAACCATATTGCCCATTCTTTTGAAGAAATTAGAGATGTGCAAGGAATCACTCATTATCACTTGGCCATTCAGGAAGGAAAAACAAGGGAAGAAGCTCTTGAAATCGCGAATACACACAATCGGGATAAATCGCGCAGTCCCATGCAATGGAGTACTGACACACTAGCAGGATTTTCAGCTACTCAAAGTTGGATTCCCATAAATCCAGATTATAAAACTCTGAATGTAGCACAGCAAGAAACCGATGAGGAATCCATGCTTTCTAAGTATAAAAAACTAATTGCCTTAAGAAATACTGAAGCAACATTGCAATACGGCGACTACGAGAAATTAACTATTCAGGAGGATTGCATTCATTTTGTAAGAATGTATAATGGTTCCAGAGTTCATGTGCTCATTAATTTTGGAAAGCCATTGGTTTTTGAATTACCTGAAAAAACAAAGGTGCTTCTAGGTTCGTCGCAATTACAAACCGATGATTTTCTTATTTTTAAAGTCTCTGAATAG
- a CDS encoding MFS transporter, producing the protein MIKIKAVGFRDFSRSTKILILTNVIYAFVLPVIDIFVASYIMRNSNDPAKVMFYQLAIYTGIPITFYLNGFLLNRINIKRLFSAGMLLSGVSMVFMMSLNEINYFGLVGAGLIMGMSFGLYWANRDYLVLATTKDKTRNYYYGLETFFYTIIASIVPIMIGWYLMKGNEATNEGINTGYRVVTGVVFAITILASIIFHFGKYEKPRSEKFLFFKFHKLWNKMLQLAVLKGLAQGFIVTAPAMLMMKFFASEGALGTAQSIGALIAAFVMLILGKISQPKHRLIIFSFGLIFFFLASFINGLLFNQLGVIIFMFLLLIARPVLDIAYFPIQLKVIDLLSKHENRNEFAYILNHEFGLFVGRFFGAGTFLVLAFYINADIALRYALLIIGTLQLLSIFIAKQLLTQQKQFEDENEQNN; encoded by the coding sequence ATGATCAAAATAAAAGCAGTAGGTTTTAGAGATTTTTCGAGGAGTACAAAAATATTAATCCTCACTAATGTGATTTATGCCTTTGTGCTACCCGTTATAGATATTTTCGTGGCTTCTTATATCATGAGGAACTCCAATGACCCGGCTAAGGTGATGTTCTATCAATTGGCTATTTACACAGGTATTCCCATCACTTTCTATTTAAATGGGTTTTTACTGAATCGAATAAACATCAAAAGGCTTTTCTCTGCTGGGATGTTACTGAGTGGTGTTTCCATGGTGTTTATGATGTCCTTAAATGAAATCAATTATTTTGGTTTGGTTGGGGCAGGCTTAATAATGGGCATGTCATTTGGATTGTATTGGGCTAATCGAGATTATCTGGTTTTGGCCACAACGAAAGACAAAACCAGAAATTACTATTATGGTTTAGAAACTTTTTTTTATACAATCATCGCATCCATTGTGCCCATCATGATTGGTTGGTATTTAATGAAAGGAAATGAAGCGACTAACGAAGGAATAAATACAGGATACAGAGTGGTAACGGGTGTGGTATTTGCTATTACCATTTTAGCCTCCATCATATTTCATTTTGGGAAATACGAGAAACCACGAAGTGAGAAATTCCTTTTCTTCAAATTTCATAAGCTCTGGAATAAAATGCTGCAGTTGGCCGTTTTAAAAGGATTAGCTCAAGGCTTTATCGTTACGGCCCCTGCTATGCTTATGATGAAATTTTTCGCTTCGGAGGGTGCTTTAGGAACCGCTCAATCCATTGGGGCTCTAATCGCTGCCTTTGTCATGTTGATTTTAGGTAAAATTTCACAGCCCAAACATCGCCTGATCATTTTTAGCTTTGGACTTATCTTCTTCTTCCTAGCTTCTTTTATCAACGGCCTTCTATTCAATCAGCTTGGAGTTATCATTTTTATGTTTTTGCTCTTAATAGCACGCCCAGTCCTTGATATCGCTTATTTCCCTATCCAGCTAAAAGTGATTGACTTACTTTCAAAACACGAGAACAGAAATGAGTTTGCCTATATTTTGAATCATGAATTTGGACTATTTGTAGGGCGCTTTTTTGGTGCCGGCACCTTTTTAGTTCTCGCTTTTTACATCAATGCTGACATTGCTTTAAGGTATGCCCTCCTCATTATTGGTACACTTCAACTGCTTTCCATATTTATTGCAAAACAACTTCTAACCCAACAAAAACAATTTGAAGATGAGAATGAACAGAATAACTAG
- a CDS encoding glycoside hydrolase family 130 protein: MADIAKRYEKNPILSPGDLKASEVNMDIECLLNPGVFEYDGKTWLLIRVAERTIQKGGVLSVPIYNEEGKVEIIHFDLKDPKLNASDARVINYDGVDYLTTISHLRLVCSKDGIHFYEPEGYASLFGEGEYESYGIEDCRVVKIEDTYHLSYTMVSANGVGVGLRTTKDWKHFEKRGMIFSPHNKDCAIFEEKIDGKYYALHRPSSPELGGNYMWLAQSPDGIHWGNHKCIAKTRAGKFDSHRLGAGAAPIKTEKGWLEIYHGATEDNRYCLGAILLDLQDPSIVLARSEEAIMEPMAEYEQTGFFGNVVFTNGHITQGDTIQMYYGASDEYVCKANFSIQEILSKLDI; encoded by the coding sequence ATGGCCGACATAGCAAAACGATACGAGAAAAATCCAATTTTATCACCGGGCGATTTAAAAGCAAGCGAAGTAAATATGGACATTGAGTGCTTACTCAATCCAGGTGTTTTTGAATATGACGGTAAAACCTGGCTGCTCATTCGTGTAGCAGAACGAACAATTCAAAAAGGTGGCGTTTTATCTGTTCCTATATACAACGAGGAGGGTAAAGTGGAGATCATTCATTTCGATCTTAAAGACCCCAAGCTAAATGCAAGCGACGCCAGAGTGATAAATTACGATGGAGTAGATTATCTAACCACCATCTCTCATCTGCGATTGGTTTGTAGCAAAGATGGCATTCATTTCTATGAGCCAGAAGGATATGCTTCTCTTTTTGGTGAAGGCGAATATGAATCCTATGGAATAGAAGATTGCCGGGTGGTTAAAATAGAGGACACCTATCATCTTAGCTATACTATGGTTTCGGCCAATGGAGTGGGTGTTGGACTAAGAACGACCAAGGATTGGAAGCATTTTGAGAAGAGAGGAATGATTTTTAGTCCTCATAATAAAGATTGTGCCATTTTCGAAGAAAAAATCGACGGTAAATACTATGCACTCCATCGTCCAAGCAGCCCAGAATTGGGAGGTAATTATATGTGGTTAGCTCAGTCTCCCGATGGAATACATTGGGGAAATCATAAATGTATTGCCAAAACCCGAGCTGGTAAATTCGATAGCCATCGTTTAGGAGCTGGAGCAGCACCTATTAAAACTGAGAAAGGTTGGTTGGAAATATACCACGGAGCTACTGAAGATAATAGATATTGTTTAGGTGCTATTCTTTTAGATCTTCAAGATCCTTCTATTGTATTGGCACGATCTGAAGAAGCCATTATGGAGCCCATGGCAGAATATGAACAAACAGGATTTTTTGGTAATGTAGTTTTTACCAATGGTCATATCACACAGGGCGATACCATTCAAATGTATTATGGCGCTTCAGATGAATATGTATGCAAAGCCAACTTTTCAATCCAAGAAATATTATCCAAACTAGATATATAA
- a CDS encoding LamG-like jellyroll fold domain-containing protein yields the protein MLLKRFIFLFFIFWGVGNMAAQQIIIPRIEQMPNLPQPYLMRDWKQVAQSYDSLVFDRSLSGEYLPLVGINASGINYPNHENAAMVTYVGQPLGTSAEGINYLPAIIGATLAGIDKSNQFEKNWVLMSEDFFNLGSDENVYLNNYSASSGNDWWYETMPNIFFYQLNDLYPNTGAFNYQFETIANRWLEAVREMGGNSSPWQIPYMNYRAWNLEQMIPLTEGVKQPEAAGAIAWILYNAYVKTQNEDYLIGAEWALEFLNNWNENPSYEIQLPYGTYIAARMNAEIGTNYDIEKMLNWSFDRGNLRGWGTIIGQWGDYDCSGLIGEANDGGNDYAFIMNGFQHAAALVPLVRYDEHYADAIGKWILNLANASRLFYPGFLPADQQDSEEWALANDPHNSIAHEALKEILNDKSPFATGDAVRNGWAPTNLALYGASHVGYLGGMVSLTNVEAVLKLNLCKTDFYSNAYPSFLIWNPYDNDTLISLDVGEETIDIYNSIDNAFMLNNVSGTVDISIPANKSVILVYVPNNADLTNDGKKTLANSLVIDFDNGEIITDVPPRIKALKALKNPIVISDSIKIFCSVQDENPSELSYHWSIDDQSIDGESILAIKAPIVPGFYNIKCVLVSESGLSDSSTITIEVKDRIPFIPEIKSLKASPGKIDLGESSMINCQVYEENGDEIVFEWITEEGSILGSGEEIQWTAPMMIGDYKIYCKVSDSDGGVRDSIIVMVRDISSLEIGEPILYLPFSGNVNDESPFHQETTAFNIQYEEDVYSLSENAAAFNGSSSYIRITNNEQLNFKAGLTLTAWIYAQNINAGEAYPISHGNWDDRWKVSIANHILRFTVKTNYGVKDLDAKILLNNDSWYHMAMVYSGTDLEIYINGELDSFIPFSGEISSTSYDLVLGKARPDQDFYYRGRLDEIYLFDHPLSPTHIMDIYDNVSSTWDLGNVLENVKVFPNPAKEALYIELHSLAESEINYEFIDLSGRTLLKGIWTNHKTLFQLNTKQMESGLYLLKIQIGELSKVKKIIISK from the coding sequence ATGTTATTAAAACGCTTCATATTCCTATTTTTTATCTTTTGGGGAGTAGGCAATATGGCCGCTCAGCAAATCATTATTCCTAGAATAGAACAAATGCCAAACCTTCCTCAGCCTTATCTTATGCGAGACTGGAAACAGGTGGCACAGAGCTATGATTCCTTGGTTTTTGATAGGAGCTTATCAGGAGAATATTTACCTCTAGTAGGAATTAATGCTAGTGGAATTAATTACCCTAATCATGAGAATGCCGCCATGGTGACTTATGTGGGTCAACCCTTGGGAACCTCAGCCGAAGGAATCAATTATTTGCCTGCTATCATCGGAGCTACATTAGCTGGAATAGATAAAAGCAATCAGTTTGAAAAAAACTGGGTACTCATGAGCGAAGATTTTTTTAATCTCGGCTCTGACGAAAATGTATATTTAAACAACTATTCAGCAAGTAGTGGTAACGATTGGTGGTACGAAACCATGCCCAATATCTTCTTCTATCAATTAAATGATTTATATCCAAATACAGGAGCCTTCAACTATCAGTTTGAAACCATCGCCAATCGGTGGTTAGAGGCTGTTAGAGAAATGGGAGGAAACTCAAGTCCTTGGCAAATCCCCTATATGAATTATAGAGCTTGGAATTTAGAACAGATGATTCCGCTCACTGAAGGCGTGAAACAACCTGAGGCGGCAGGGGCCATTGCTTGGATCCTGTATAATGCCTATGTGAAAACGCAAAACGAAGACTATTTAATCGGTGCCGAATGGGCGCTGGAATTCCTGAATAACTGGAACGAGAATCCTTCCTATGAAATCCAACTCCCCTATGGAACCTATATTGCGGCGCGAATGAATGCCGAAATAGGAACGAATTACGATATTGAAAAAATGCTGAATTGGAGTTTTGACCGTGGAAACCTGAGGGGATGGGGAACTATTATTGGTCAGTGGGGCGATTATGATTGCTCAGGACTCATAGGTGAAGCCAACGATGGCGGAAACGATTATGCTTTTATCATGAATGGCTTTCAGCATGCAGCGGCCTTGGTTCCTTTAGTTAGATATGATGAGCATTATGCTGATGCTATCGGTAAATGGATACTCAATCTGGCCAATGCCAGCAGGCTGTTTTATCCTGGGTTTTTACCTGCAGACCAACAGGACAGTGAAGAGTGGGCACTAGCCAACGATCCCCATAATTCCATCGCCCATGAGGCCCTGAAAGAAATACTAAATGATAAGAGCCCTTTTGCTACTGGTGATGCCGTGAGAAACGGATGGGCTCCTACTAATTTAGCGCTCTACGGAGCATCTCATGTTGGCTATTTAGGCGGCATGGTTTCTTTGACTAATGTGGAGGCTGTTTTAAAATTAAATTTATGCAAAACAGATTTTTACTCCAATGCTTACCCTAGCTTTTTGATATGGAATCCTTACGATAATGACACCCTAATTAGCCTAGATGTGGGAGAAGAAACCATTGATATTTATAATAGCATAGATAATGCCTTTATGCTAAATAATGTTTCTGGAACTGTTGACATCTCGATTCCAGCAAATAAGTCAGTTATTTTGGTCTATGTGCCCAATAATGCTGACTTGACAAATGATGGCAAAAAAACTTTAGCAAATTCGCTTGTTATCGACTTTGACAATGGGGAAATAATTACGGATGTTCCTCCAAGGATAAAGGCACTAAAAGCATTAAAAAACCCTATTGTCATTAGTGATTCTATAAAGATATTTTGTTCGGTTCAAGATGAAAACCCCTCAGAACTGAGCTATCATTGGAGCATAGATGACCAGTCGATTGATGGAGAATCCATACTGGCGATAAAAGCCCCAATCGTACCAGGCTTTTACAATATAAAATGTGTGCTGGTTTCAGAATCAGGATTAAGCGACTCGTCCACTATAACTATTGAAGTTAAGGACAGGATTCCATTTATTCCAGAGATTAAATCCTTAAAAGCCTCCCCCGGAAAAATTGATTTAGGAGAAAGCAGCATGATTAATTGCCAAGTATACGAGGAAAACGGGGATGAAATAGTGTTTGAATGGATAACAGAGGAGGGAAGCATTTTGGGTAGCGGAGAAGAAATACAATGGACAGCTCCCATGATGATTGGTGATTATAAAATATATTGCAAGGTTTCTGATAGCGATGGAGGAGTAAGAGACAGTATAATAGTGATGGTTCGCGATATATCGAGTCTGGAAATAGGAGAGCCTATTCTGTATCTGCCATTTAGCGGAAATGTAAATGATGAAAGTCCATTCCATCAGGAAACTACAGCCTTTAATATTCAATATGAAGAAGATGTTTATAGCCTCTCTGAAAATGCGGCTGCCTTTAATGGCTCCTCCTCATACATCCGTATTACCAACAATGAACAGCTTAACTTTAAAGCAGGATTGACCTTGACAGCCTGGATTTATGCTCAAAATATAAATGCGGGTGAAGCTTATCCCATTTCACATGGCAATTGGGACGATCGATGGAAAGTATCCATCGCAAATCATATCCTTCGATTTACGGTAAAAACCAATTATGGGGTCAAAGATCTGGATGCCAAAATACTATTAAACAACGATAGCTGGTATCATATGGCCATGGTGTATAGTGGAACTGATTTGGAGATTTATATCAATGGTGAACTGGATTCCTTTATTCCTTTTTCTGGAGAAATCTCCAGCACTTCCTATGATTTAGTCCTTGGGAAAGCCCGTCCCGATCAGGATTTTTATTATAGAGGAAGACTTGATGAAATCTATCTTTTCGATCATCCTCTATCTCCTACTCATATTATGGATATTTATGATAATGTATCATCAACATGGGATTTGGGGAATGTTTTAGAAAATGTAAAGGTGTTTCCAAATCCAGCAAAAGAGGCTTTATATATAGAGCTTCATTCTTTAGCTGAATCAGAAATCAATTATGAGTTTATAGACCTTTCCGGAAGAACCCTACTAAAGGGAATATGGACTAATCATAAAACGCTATTCCAATTGAACACCAAACAGATGGAATCAGGACTGTATTTATTAAAAATTCAAATAGGTGAATTATCTAAAGTCAAAAAAATAATCATTTCAAAATAA